A single window of Candidatus Kaelpia aquatica DNA harbors:
- a CDS encoding glutamate-5-semialdehyde dehydrogenase, which produces MNLDKRIKRIAIEAKDASFKLATLSSSSKNKALRAMAAAIGKSSSYISSENEKDLKRAKRDKLSSAMIDRLYLSSKRMKEMSISLREIARLKDPLGEITSLWDRPNGLKIGKVRVPIGVIAIIYESRPNVTSDCIGLCLKSGNSVILRGGSEAYNSNRAIYQVLTDAVSHIIPKNTIKLIPTKDREALDYLLRLSDEIDLLIPRGGESLIRYVTEHATMPVIKHYKGVCHVFIDKSAKINMAIDIAFNAKAQRPGVCNAMETLIIHKDIAKKLLPLLGEKLKDAGVELRGCAKSKTVLPWVKKVREKDYYKEYLDLILNLKIVDSLSEAVSHINKYGSSHSDAIVTDDHENAYRFLREVDSACVYLNASTRFTDGFQFGMGAEMGISTDKIHARGPMALEELTTYKYIVFGNGQIRV; this is translated from the coding sequence ATGAATCTAGATAAAAGAATTAAAAGAATAGCAATAGAGGCTAAAGATGCTTCTTTTAAGCTTGCAACACTCTCAAGCAGCAGCAAGAACAAAGCTTTAAGAGCTATGGCAGCTGCTATAGGTAAGAGCTCAAGCTATATTAGTTCTGAGAATGAGAAAGACCTAAAGAGAGCCAAAAGAGATAAGCTTAGCTCTGCGATGATTGACAGGCTCTATCTTAGCTCTAAGAGAATGAAAGAGATGTCAATATCGTTAAGAGAGATTGCAAGGCTTAAGGATCCTTTGGGCGAGATTACCAGTCTTTGGGATAGACCCAATGGACTTAAAATAGGCAAGGTTCGTGTTCCAATAGGTGTGATTGCGATTATATATGAATCGCGTCCCAATGTTACAAGTGACTGCATAGGGCTCTGCCTTAAAAGTGGCAACTCTGTGATTTTAAGAGGCGGGAGCGAGGCTTACAACTCTAACCGCGCCATATATCAAGTTTTAACAGATGCAGTCTCTCATATAATACCTAAGAATACCATAAAGCTAATTCCAACGAAGGATAGAGAGGCATTGGACTATCTTCTGAGACTTAGCGATGAAATAGACCTTCTAATACCTAGAGGCGGTGAATCGCTAATAAGGTATGTGACAGAGCATGCTACTATGCCTGTAATAAAGCATTATAAAGGGGTTTGCCATGTATTTATTGACAAATCTGCAAAGATAAATATGGCAATAGATATTGCCTTTAATGCCAAAGCGCAAAGACCTGGCGTATGCAATGCCATGGAGACACTCATAATCCATAAAGATATAGCTAAAAAGCTCCTTCCGCTTCTTGGAGAAAAACTAAAAGATGCCGGGGTTGAGCTTAGAGGTTGCGCTAAGAGTAAGACTGTTCTTCCTTGGGTAAAGAAGGTCAGAGAGAAAGATTATTATAAAGAGTATCTCGATTTGATTCTTAATCTGAAAATAGTTGACAGCCTAAGTGAAGCCGTCTCTCATATAAATAAATACGGCAGCAGTCACTCTGATGCAATCGTAACGGATGACCATGAGAATGCTTATAGATTTTTGAGAGAGGTTGATTCTGCATGTGTTTATCTTAATGCTTCTACTCGTTTTACTGATGGTTTTCAATTTGGAATGGGGGCTGAGATGGGTATATCTACAGATAAGATACATGCTAGAGGTCCTATGGCGCTTGAGGAATTAACAACATATAAATATATAGTTTTTGGTAATGGTCAAATCAGAGTTTAA
- the nadD gene encoding nicotinate-nucleotide adenylyltransferase — translation MVKSEFNRKKSKKIGILGGAFDPIHMGHLLLAECALGELGLDRVVFLPYNISASKEPPQASSRDRLNMLRLATIDNPSLSVSSVEIKRGGLSFSYETLKALKKKEPQDEIYFLIGSDAFSELESWKNYKSLVRIARFIVAVRPGTKVKNIKGAKYKKLLIPQIAISSSSLRDRVKSGLSLRYLTPDKVRDYIVNFRLYR, via the coding sequence ATGGTCAAATCAGAGTTTAATCGTAAAAAATCAAAAAAAATAGGCATCTTAGGCGGAGCCTTTGATCCTATACATATGGGACATCTTCTATTAGCGGAGTGTGCCCTAGGTGAGCTTGGGTTAGATAGGGTGGTATTCTTGCCTTATAATATATCTGCTTCTAAAGAACCTCCTCAAGCATCTTCTCGGGATAGATTAAATATGCTTAGATTGGCAACCATAGATAATCCTTCTCTATCTGTCTCTAGCGTAGAGATCAAGAGGGGAGGGCTCTCTTTTAGTTATGAGACTTTGAAAGCTTTAAAAAAGAAAGAACCTCAAGATGAGATATATTTTTTGATAGGTTCCGATGCTTTTTCTGAACTTGAAAGCTGGAAGAATTACAAGAGCTTAGTCAGGATAGCACGCTTTATAGTAGCTGTTAGACCGGGGACAAAAGTTAAAAATATTAAAGGAGCTAAGTATAAGAAGCTCCTAATTCCTCAGATAGCAATATCTTCATCTTCTCTCAGGGATAGAGTAAAGAGCGGTCTTTCATTACGTTATCTTACGCCTGATAAGGTTAGGGATTATATTGTGAACTTCAGGCTCTATAGATGA
- a CDS encoding hemolysin family protein, whose protein sequence is MNLTIHFFFLLLFLILSALFSSSESAIFSLTEYERSKFKSRHLSAYQRLSSFLKDSTKTISLIITGNTIVNIVATSIMGVLLYYFFPQISVILSIFIVTSIILFFGEVVPKLLALRFASSFSFFSVYFLTLISKVIFPLESFFSRAAIKVSLLFFSENVGALEDKPALSEIYAMVKSGEERGLLDKEERVLAERVLDLGKSWAREIMTPRIDMEALEEKSSLDELKELIRETKHTRYIIYRESLDSVAGVIYSRDFLFSKFSIWNDLVRPVLTVPDSMDIDELLIQFKERNEEIALIVDEYGGTAGIVTLEDILEELVGEIENEYKRDKNKIKKIDLDTYTVMANVSLSDLSDELDVDLKTPGISSLGGLLLNLFQKVPSSGQSIEYKDLKFFIDEVSRNRIKKVTIKISR, encoded by the coding sequence ATGAATCTTACTATACACTTCTTTTTTTTGTTGCTGTTCTTAATTTTATCAGCGCTATTCTCTTCTTCAGAAAGCGCTATTTTTTCTCTTACTGAATATGAGAGGTCAAAGTTTAAATCTAGACATCTTAGTGCTTATCAGAGACTATCTTCTTTTTTAAAGGATTCCACTAAGACTATATCTTTGATTATAACCGGTAATACAATAGTAAATATTGTAGCTACAAGTATTATGGGGGTATTACTCTATTATTTCTTTCCTCAGATCTCCGTTATTCTTTCTATCTTTATCGTAACTTCGATAATACTTTTTTTTGGCGAGGTTGTTCCAAAGTTATTAGCTTTAAGGTTTGCATCTAGCTTTTCCTTTTTCTCAGTGTATTTTCTTACTTTAATCTCTAAGGTAATATTTCCTTTAGAGAGTTTTTTTAGTAGAGCAGCTATAAAAGTATCACTGTTATTTTTTTCAGAAAACGTTGGAGCTCTTGAAGATAAACCTGCATTGTCTGAAATATATGCGATGGTAAAGTCAGGAGAAGAGAGAGGGCTGCTAGACAAAGAGGAGAGAGTTCTAGCTGAAAGAGTCCTTGATTTAGGTAAGAGCTGGGCAAGAGAGATTATGACACCTAGAATTGATATGGAAGCCTTAGAAGAAAAAAGCTCACTAGATGAATTAAAAGAATTAATAAGAGAGACAAAACATACGAGGTATATAATTTACAGGGAGAGCTTGGATTCTGTTGCAGGTGTCATATATTCCAGGGATTTTCTTTTTTCGAAATTTAGTATTTGGAATGACTTGGTCCGTCCCGTTTTAACTGTACCTGACTCTATGGATATAGATGAGCTCTTAATTCAATTTAAAGAGAGGAATGAAGAGATTGCCTTAATTGTTGATGAGTATGGCGGTACAGCCGGAATAGTTACTTTAGAGGATATCTTAGAAGAGCTTGTTGGAGAAATAGAGAATGAATATAAAAGAGATAAAAACAAGATAAAGAAGATTGACTTAGACACTTACACTGTTATGGCAAATGTATCGCTATCTGATCTTAGCGATGAATTAGATGTAGATTTAAAAACTCCTGGAATATCTTCTTTAGGAGGATTATTGCTCAATCTCTTTCAGAAAGTTCCTTCCAGCGGGCAGTCTATTGAATATAAGGATCTAAAGTTCTTCATTGATGAGGTAAGTAGAAATAGAATTAAGAAGGTAACTATAAAAATAAGCAGATGA
- the proB gene encoding glutamate 5-kinase has protein sequence MYKKIVIKIGSSILRKNDGSLDLVKFKNIAKEVSSLMDKNRNIVLVSSGAIASGMGKLGLKSRPQAISYLQALASLGQIELMKTYQNSFSKHKIEIGQVLLSWDDFSDRKRYLNAKDTIEQLIKLKIVPVINENDALAVEEIKFGDNDKLSAMVASLISADLLLILSDIDGIYDGEGRIIKRVTNVKDVKKYCFDTDKAHCVGGMITKLEAVEVAASLGIPSVITNGKDKDGIKKGIALESGTFIEAEKKLSAKKHWIAYLSKSKGAITVDAGAEKAVVEKGKSILPMGILSVNGHFGVGDLITVKNKIGIEIAKGISGYSSLEIEKIKGHKSKEIAAVLGLKRQDEAVHRDNLVLFEVKNESR, from the coding sequence ATGTATAAGAAGATAGTCATTAAAATTGGTTCCAGTATTCTACGTAAAAACGACGGTTCTCTTGATCTAGTCAAGTTTAAAAATATTGCAAAAGAAGTATCCTCTCTTATGGATAAAAACAGGAATATTGTTCTTGTTTCATCAGGTGCTATTGCATCCGGCATGGGTAAGCTGGGCCTTAAGTCTCGGCCTCAAGCGATATCATATCTCCAGGCTCTGGCTTCTTTAGGTCAAATAGAACTCATGAAGACTTATCAAAACTCTTTCTCTAAGCATAAAATAGAGATAGGTCAGGTTCTTCTTAGCTGGGATGATTTTTCAGATAGAAAGAGGTATTTAAACGCAAAAGATACAATAGAACAGCTGATTAAACTAAAAATTGTTCCTGTAATAAATGAGAACGATGCTTTAGCAGTTGAAGAGATAAAATTTGGGGATAATGATAAGCTTTCAGCTATGGTCGCCTCTCTTATATCTGCAGACCTCCTGTTAATTCTTTCAGATATAGATGGGATATATGATGGAGAAGGCAGAATTATAAAGAGAGTAACTAATGTTAAAGATGTAAAAAAATACTGCTTTGATACTGATAAAGCTCATTGTGTAGGCGGTATGATTACCAAGCTTGAGGCTGTTGAAGTTGCAGCATCTTTAGGCATACCTTCTGTTATAACTAACGGTAAAGATAAGGACGGGATTAAAAAGGGTATCGCGTTAGAGAGCGGTACTTTTATTGAGGCAGAGAAGAAGCTCTCTGCTAAAAAACATTGGATTGCTTATCTTTCAAAGTCTAAAGGTGCGATTACAGTTGATGCTGGCGCAGAGAAGGCAGTTGTTGAGAAAGGTAAGAGTATTTTGCCTATGGGTATCCTAAGCGTAAATGGTCACTTTGGTGTCGGAGATTTGATCACTGTAAAAAATAAAATTGGAATAGAGATTGCAAAGGGTATCTCCGGGTACTCTTCTCTAGAGATAGAAAAGATAAAAGGACATAAGAGTAAAGAGATAGCAGCGGTCCTAGGGCTTAAGAGGCAAGATGAGGCTGTGCATAGAGATAATCTGGTGCTCTTTGAGGTTAAAAATGAATCTAGATAA
- a CDS encoding CNNM domain-containing protein, translated as MSVLTLIIIIAFFLLIAGFSSGYETGLISIPVSMVEKKRGLSRKSDLWLIDKMQNLEKLVSITLVMTNFALSASTIVLLSAIVRFFTELQAEMITITLLVPLSIVFSEIVPKSIFRAKPSLIFRTVKIFKILYYISFPFSYLFYFFPSKLINKFSKAPARVRSLGSKEQIKVAIIKGEERGVIQEHEKTILHRVFHLGEKQVKEIMISKKRVVSVLSDLDISVVIEEFKRYEFSRLPVYNKDKEEYVGVINYMDLLIQDIDKEIDLNNFLHDIFYVDDNTYLDDLLVQMLRRNIHMVGIRNSLDEVVGMVTLEDVMEEIIGEY; from the coding sequence ATGAGCGTTTTAACATTGATTATAATAATTGCTTTTTTTCTGTTGATTGCCGGATTCTCTTCTGGCTATGAGACAGGATTGATATCTATCCCAGTCTCTATGGTCGAGAAGAAGCGAGGTTTAAGCAGAAAATCGGATCTCTGGTTAATAGATAAGATGCAGAACCTTGAAAAACTTGTCTCTATAACACTTGTTATGACAAACTTTGCTCTAAGCGCAAGCACGATAGTCCTGCTCTCTGCAATCGTGAGGTTTTTTACTGAATTGCAAGCTGAGATGATTACAATTACTCTGCTTGTGCCACTAAGTATTGTCTTTTCAGAGATAGTGCCAAAAAGTATTTTTAGGGCAAAGCCTTCTCTGATTTTTAGAACAGTCAAAATATTTAAAATTCTATACTACATTAGTTTTCCGTTCTCTTACCTGTTTTATTTTTTTCCTTCAAAATTGATTAATAAGTTTAGCAAGGCGCCTGCTAGAGTACGTTCTCTCGGTTCTAAAGAGCAGATTAAAGTTGCGATAATTAAGGGTGAGGAGAGAGGAGTTATTCAGGAACATGAGAAGACAATCTTGCACAGGGTTTTTCATCTTGGAGAGAAGCAGGTAAAAGAGATAATGATATCTAAGAAGAGAGTTGTTTCAGTTTTAAGCGATTTAGATATAAGTGTTGTCATAGAAGAGTTTAAAAGATATGAATTTTCACGTTTACCTGTTTACAATAAAGATAAAGAAGAGTACGTGGGAGTCATAAACTATATGGATCTGTTAATTCAGGATATTGATAAGGAGATAGATTTAAACAATTTTCTTCATGATATCTTCTATGTTGATGACAACACATATCTGGATGATCTTTTGGTTCAGATGCTTAGGAGGAATATCCATATGGTTGGGATACGTAATTCATTAGATGAGGTTGTTGGTATGGTAACATTAGAAGATGTAATGGAAGAGATAATAGGTGAATATTGA